TAGTAATAGTTTTTGGTCTCCCTAGAAATTTTGAAAGTTCTGGTTAAAGTTGTATGAATTTGTTGTGGTGTTATTGGCCCTGTGAACCTATCACTATTACTGGTATTACATTACCTGACCgtcaagttttaaaaaaaaaataagactcTTGTCCTTTTGGTTACGTAATGATGATAAACTGCACACCCATACTGACATATCTAAATTACAAGAAGAGCATCTTCTCACACTCTTCAAGGTCAGCCTTTTCAATGAACTTTTCATCTTCCTTGCTCTTTGTAATGTTAAACTTCAACAAATTAGCCGACCAGGTGAACATTGTATTTGTTGCAGGAACCAGATGCTGAAGAACAATGAGCAACTTGGATTCTAGCGCTTAGCTTGTTGATGTGTTAACAAAAGGCAAATGTACAAGCAAATGGTTGGCAAAGTCACAGTTTGCAGATTGTTGTTTGTTCTGATTGTGTAAAGTTTGTAAAATCAGAAACACTTAAATGCAAGCTGTGTATTACTTTGcttatcattattttgttatgGTCCTATTTGTTTGTGGCATAAGTGTATATTTTTatgggaagaagaagaagaagaagaagaagagaaggcCATCAGGAAAAACGGTGGATGCAGCTGGTAGGTTTATGGTAAAGGGAAGAGATGTTTTGAACCAAAaatgtttcccttttttttaacCCTATCACGTCTGTGAAcacttttcctttgtttagtTTTTCATTCCTATTGATTGACTTAGCATCAAAGTTATCACAATGAATTTGCTTTGTATTGAaagcagaaacaaaaatttaaatctTTATTCGACAAAGAGCATTTGTGCTTCCATTGGCAGGCAGTCATTCTACAGAAACATGAGAAaattaattaaccctttcattcctggttgggggggggggggggttcccCATATATGAGTGTCTGgccttagacagagtaaaatctttaagtgtcagtggcacttacggaagtgaaagggttaactgttataattattatagcaAGTTTAGTTTCAAGGATATCTAGTAAGATATATCAATATTCTGACTAGACTCCAAGGTCCTTCAAGAATTCTAAGACATGCCACTGTTTTAATATACAGTGTGCGCAGCTAAGACAGAGAAGACAAAGGCTCTGAGTGATTTCGTTAAAGAGATATGTTAAAATGATCAGACTTTGATCCTTTTTAAATATTTATGGACTTTTTACTTAACATTTTGAATTGAAAACAGCATAAATAGTTTTTCATACAAGTAGTATTTATCcatattttattattgtatGGGTTAACAGGTATTGTAAGCTTACTactaccatttttttctttccctcaacagaccattttacagttgtgtgcttagttgcctggcctttgaatgaaagtgaggctggagttgagcttgttttgatagaaacctcactgcttttgttacgtaaattcctactaattagcatgagaacagaaTCATTAGcgtaagaaaagcagggaggttcctgtcaaaacaaggtcaactccggtttcactttcattcaatggcTGGGCAACGAAGCAGACAACTGTAAAATTGTCTATTCAGCAAATTATTAAGGGGTTGGCAAAACCAATATTGTGCAGctataaaatttgcaaaaacttGCAATGGCATTTTCAACACTACCCTTGTACTTATCACATAAGTTTTGTGCACACAGTGTATTTCCCATCCCTGAATATCTCATCCATAATGGCAGCTGTCAGCAGTCTATTTTTGAGAGACTAAAATTCGGAATCAAAAAAGCTtacaagggtcaaatttccaccatgaagagatAGTGGAAGGTGACAGTTTGAGTGTTAACACTTGGTCAACCATTCAGATGAAGGGCAAGCACTTGAAACACCAGCTTTGTTCTTCATGGTGGATATTTCACCCTTGTCAACTTACCTGATGccaaattttactttttcactTCCCCACCAGCTCATCTCTGTAGTTTCTTCAGAAATGTTCCATATTTTTGAGAGGTACATGAGTTTTGTGCCATAGGAATagtgaataggccatttccgactTCCCTTCACTCGctctttcaaagtgagtctaAGAGCGAAAGTTTTTGTTATgttaattagttccaatttcaatatgaatcgAAAAcggattttcataacaaagatgtcgcacttagcctcactttgaaatggaggctgaggtgaactcagAAATAGCCTGTTAACCAGTGGATAGTCCAAAGTGtcctttcaacaactggggtGAAAGGTTTGAAGAAACAAAGAGCCACTCACATTATTGACCTTGTTATATTTCAGACTTAGTTAACACTGTTTTTAATGAAATAGGGATGAGGTCATTTTGTAATCTTTGGTTTTGCACAGATTTAATATTTGCCTATTTCTACTCCATAAATAAGAGCTTCTTTAAAtagcttgttttcttttaagtttTCATTTGAAACAAGGTTAAGATGTAAGTTTATCTCTTATTGTATTTCAGTCAAAAGCAGAAGAtaaaattttagaaaagtttGTTGCAGTTGTACTAGAGATTATTACTGCAATATTGTAAAAGCAtccttaagaaaaaaaatagttctcttgtttttatgacatatttatttttatttgtattcCAAAGTAGTTTTTGAATTTGATACAAACTTATACTTGTTACTGTTCATGAAACGATGATTGTTTTAGCGTATTAAATACAATGAAGTATGTTTGCATGGCATTTCTGAGTAGCACTGTGTAGTTGATGCAACCACTACGGGCATTAGGGTAGAAACAGGAAGAAATTACTGCTTTTTGAAGTAATTTAATTCCATTGTCTTCCTGTTTTCATTCAACATTTTCTGTCATTCTCAAAATTTGGCACTGTTCATTTggataaaatattgaaattcatAACAAAGGGTTCTGCAAAAATGCTTCATTATCAAGGTTAAAGTGCTAATTTCGTTTTAAGTCCAATTgttaaaataacaattattgataGCAttaaattgtgattggttttttTCATGTCTGGATGCATTTTTTCATGTCTGTACGCAGGTTCTTTATTTTTATGAGGGGTGGGTGAGTAAAAAATCTTAGTTGCATTGGCTCGACCTATCCAGCTTGTTCTCTACCCTGCTgggtaaataatttattttaaaagtgttttaGCATCATTAGTGTGGTCATATTTCTACTTGCTGGCATTTGAAGCATGTACTGGTAACGTTTATGGGACTTGGTCCCAGAGTTTCCTCTCTCTCTTATACAACATCTTTTATTGCAAAGGGCCAAAGGGTTGCCCATACTATTCAACCAACCTACGTACAGTtcagaatgaaaaaaacaaaacaaaaaacaaatttcaaacaaGAATGCCTCTGTCACCCCCccatcgcaaaaaaaaaaaaaacccaacaacAAAAGACAGCGTAGCAGGAAAGAACTCTTGAATGAGTCTTAACTTTACCTAAAACTTGCGACATCCCTTTTTGGTTATAGctaaaactaaattaaaaatgaatttattaCTGTTCTCCTTTGGATCTAAATAGAGACATCAAAAGACTGTTTAACAGTTGCGTGCTTCACTGTTCGCCAAGCCTTGAGTCAAGGTGAGGTTGGGGTGACCTTGTTGTGATACACCTAACCATCTTTTGCATGTACACAACTCTGTGTAAATTTCCAATGATCGGTCCCAAGATGGCAACTAATAATTgcacaactgtaaaaaggtCAAAAGACAATAATACTATTGCcttctataataattatttccttgAAAATAGGATAGGAAATTACTATGCAGGAATTTGCTAAATTTAGAAGTCCTTATTCCAGTTGCTTGTAATCTCTAAACGGCACATTTTCTTGAGCTCTTTATTGATTTGGCTATCAATTTCCCGGCCGCCAGAGGACTGAGAGAATTGCAGTGAAGTTTCACAAAATCTTGGATATTTATGAAATGTTGCAACTTGAATCATGCTCAGGTTCCTGAAGTCGTATGAATCCAACCTGTGTGCCAAACTGTACTCCATCTCTTCGATACGAGAAGAACCTTTGTTCTGGGTCACACTTGGTGCACTGGGTTGGTTGTTGAGATTTTGGTCTTTCATCTATCCCACTAAAACATGAAATCAAAGAGGTGAATGAGTAATAACCTTACCCTAACCTAAACCCTTTTAATCTGTTGTTGGTCTTAATGTCCAGCCTCTGATACTCCAAAGCTGTTTGATGTAATTATTATGACTTCAAATTAAAAAGGTTAAAAGCTTACATGTAAGCTGCAGGTTGGTCTTAACTACCTCATGAAAAGttttttaagattttaaaaTTATCCGTTTTACAGAAGGGGCTTTTGCTTGTAGGGCAAGCAAAGCTTAACCTTTTAGATGCAAGTTAATTAAGTGTCTATCCATATCTTTAGGtgaattcaaaacaattgatCCTGTGCTTTATCTGCAAGAATAACACAACGTGTGAAGAAAAAGTATTTTAACAGCAAGTGTAGTTCACGAGTTGAAATCATAAGATGAGATTACATTTATGCAGGTAATCCTACCTTGTTCCATCATCAATGTTCTTAGGCATTACCCCTTTCTTCTCCAACTGAAGTCTGATTGAAAGACGCAGGTCAAGAAATGGGCGTGGCTCTCCTTCTTGCTTCACCACCACAACGTCACTGAATGCTTCTGAGAAACTTTCAGCTACATCATCACCAACTTCAAAGCAACATGGGCCGATACAAGGACCAATTGCAACTCTGATGTTCTTAATTTTGCACTCAAATCTTGTTGTCATAATGTCCACAACGGCAGCATCAATCTGGGCCAATGTGCCACGCCATCCTGAATGAGCCGCAGCACAAACCTAAGTGTAAGGAAACATACTTTTTAAAGAACAATTTCATGTGAACCTCTGCTTGTTGGATTGAATTTTATGGAAGCACACCTCACAATAAAAGCTCCTCCCACACCtgaaaaatagcttttgttgttttttctgtaACTAGCATTACTTGAAGTTCTTGTAATGACTTGTCAGCTGTAAATCAGATTGCAATGCTATGGGAGACTGCTTAGAACATCCTTCAATATGCATTGAGGATTTGCGCTGGCCCCCATGTCACAAAAAGAAGACTGTACttgaaagtgaaatttcacCTTTTTCACAGGATCGCAGAACAAGACTGTTGGGCAGTCTGCACCAGGAGCAGCAATTGTGGCATGGCTGTTGTCTGTTATCAATGCATCATAACTCTCTGGTTCTGGGTCGCCAACAATCCATACATTAGCCTCATGAACACATTTGGCCACTCGAAACTTATCAGGGTCAAATCGACAAGTCAGGGCTAATCTGCGGCGATTTTCCTGGACATTCACAGATAAATCTCTTCTCTTGTCACTGTGCACCAAGTTGAGAGATGACAGGGTTCTGTAGGTAGAAACTCCTCCATGTCTTGTTGTGAAACCATGATTGAATGTGTCTGTTGGAATAACAGTCGACTGGAGAACTTCAATCATCTTGCCATCAGGGAGGGTAAGTTTTGGCATGATCATTTTGATGTGGTCATCAATCAATGGAAAGTATTTTTCTTCTCTATTTTCCCTCGTCTTGCTCTCATCATCATCCATCGCATGAGTGCACTCATGATATTTCATAAAGTAAATTTGTGGTGAAAATATCTGTTTAGCAAGTAAAATTGAGAAAGAAGTCACCTCCTCTGAttgactaataataataaaacctATTTTTCCAGTTGAATTATACCTTAATGGTCAAAACTGTCTGATCCCAAACATTACTCCCAAATTACCTTCCCAATGCCCAGCCAGGTAATGAAAACAAGATTGGTAATAAGAGTGAACATGCCAGATTTTATCATTTCCACAAATCTGGCATCAAAatttgatactaaattttacAGTTAATGAGGGTCAAATtgccactgtaaaatgattATTACCGATACCaatgtaaaataaattattagcCCTTCAGCAGATTGAACAATAAGACGAAGGGGTGATGCTTAAAACAACATGTATACGCAAGTATGTCATGTATTCCATTTGTGGAAGTAATTTTACTCTTATCAACTTGTGACATTAGGTTTAGCATTTGCATGTGGAGTATACTTGGGAGGAAACTTCAAAACCTTTGTCATGTGTTTTCTTCATGCCATTAATTAAGTGATGTTGAAGTTCAGTCAACTTTTCACAGAGCCACTTTGTTATACTTCTTAAAATTAGCTTGCAATCCTGAGTATAAGTTGTGGATGAAATTTAGTTTTGGGggaacatttttcaaactggttcaatttttattttcttttgtcttgtaTGCTTTACCATAATCAGGAATAatggtaaataattattgaaaccagttcaaaaaacattaaaccaatcataaatttaaaccacaacatatatatctGCTGCTTAGCTTGTCTTTTAAATGACACGTGGCAATAGGGGAAATGATGGTTTCTTTAATTAGCTACACCATGAACATTCTAGTTGTATGCTATCAACATAATGTTATGTTCACCTTCTCAAAAATATTCCTTGCTCGCTCCATATGAAACTGCGATGTGACAACATTGACCTTGGTGGCATCAAACTCATCGACAATGATGCGGCTGTAATAAGCATTTTCTGCTGTGGTGGATGCCTGTTCTTCTTTAATGATATTTTCCTGATCAATAAGACTATTGTCCACTGCATACTTCTCCATGGCACTGGCCTCTGAGATAGTCTGTCAGTTTTTTTAGCACATTATTCAAGAAACTAAGAACTATggtttacaataattttaaagaTATGATTGACATCTGTGTTTAGTATCAGTTCCAGGATGAAACTTTGATCTATTACATATTTTGATCGTTTCACTGCAATGACAACTTGTGGAGAACCCTTTCATTAGCCACTATATTTCCATACTTTACTCAACTCATAAATTAGGGGAAAACCGTTTAATCTGAGAAAGTTTCTATCAACTCCATGGATATCTAAGAATGTCACAAATGAATCACAATGTCATTGTGGTCATAGAGTAACTTGCGGTGACTCATGAACCTCATGATGTTTCTTGTTTGCCGTGAGAAGAAACAAAAGGACTTGAAAAGCTGATCTCTAAGAAATAGTGACAAATTGAATAACTCAGTTATTATTCTTACAGGATGAAAACCGAACTTATGCATTAAATGCCAATTAAGTTTTCATCTGCTGCCACATGGCTTGATGGTAAAGCATTGCCTTTTTAGCTTGTCGACCCTAAAGTTCCTCGATAATAAACTGTGATGATTTCTCACTGGAAAATTCACATAGACAATTACTTTTAATTTACCTGGCCTGTTCGTTGGTATCCAGTGACAATTACACGACAAtcaatgttttgttgttttaatgaTGCATACACTTGAGCTCCACCTTCAATCCTGGATTTCATCATGTCAGTTGGAGAGCCATCATCATTAGTGTGACAACCAAGGACAACAATCATTTCTGGTGGTGTTTTTGGGTCAGCCATGCCCAATTATTATCTGTCAAGGACATTTGAAAAATTTGCTGTAGAATAGGTGTCCATTACTCCACCTCTCACTGACTAGTGCCATTAAGATGCAGACTCTTTTTGCAAATTGCTCAGCAAGTGACCCAGGAAATGCATTTGTGTAATACAATACTATTTTTGTGATCACTCTTTTGTGAAATTATGGGTGTTAGCTTTTGAGAAGTGACTGTGAGATCCATTTAAAACATGGACCTTGGAGCTTCATGCATACTGCTTGTATGCATGATGTCAGAAAGTGATGACTGTGATAAACTTTTGTGTGCAGAGTCTTTGACCTTCATAGAGAAATGTAAGAAGGGAATTAATTAAGCCGTAACATTCTTTTTCTGAGAGCATTAATAGTTCAGTTTAATTAAGTGGTCATTAGTTATTTATGCAACCTGGTTTTCACTGATATGTGGAAGAAGTACAAAACAGTTTCATTATTTGGCAGAGTTGGTGCCACTAGCTCTGATCATTTTGGTAACTTTGAGAAATGTTGCCTTCATCAGGTCCTGCACAACCACTTTTGATACAGAGCACCCCAGGAGAAGATATATTTCCATTGTTGGATCTAGTTATCATAAATTACCCCTGCACGGGAATGCCCCCTGTCATGCATTGGCGCCCAGCCTTAAAACATTAGCATCATCAGCAACACGTATTTCTTGCATCGGCAAATGCCAATGTGATGCATATCTAGACGGTTCTTGTGACATTCCTAGGAGCAGCTATGGCTGCTATGTGTTCTGTTGGGTGTAGAAAGGTTTTGCTGGGCGGGCGGAATACAGGAATTTGAGAGAATGATAAAAATCACGGCTTCTATTAAAATGATACACTGATTAAAGTTGTTTATACAAATGAGAGCGATAAATCGTGAATTTTATATAAATGTGACACCGCGAGCATGCTGCGCTTCCaaatgcaaacaaaaacaacactggATTACAATCTCAAATTCGGAGAGAGAGCATTCAAATGTTATTCCCTTTGCGTGATTCACTTTCAAATAGCGTGCTGCGAAGCGAAAATGTGGTGTCCTGGTTATCGCAAATATCGTAAGGTGAAATCTGAGCACAATCTGACAGTCAAAATGATAAATTCAAGAATATCGGAGCTACATACCTTGTTGTGAAGACCAAATGATGCTGCGTTGAAACGGAAGTGATCTAGAGATAAATTGCAAGCTTCGATCCCAGTGGGGGCTAAGAGCGGGGCAAGGGCGAAGAATGCATGGAACGCATTAGGGTCATGGAAATCAATCTTTCTCAGAAAAAACGCCAAAGCAAAATCTATATTTCAGTGATCTTTAACTGCAATCTAAATTCCTTGGGTAGTAGTTTCTCTCCGTATTCTTCGCTAGTGTTGCTGTTTTCCATCCTTCCACAGCCCGAAGCATTTTTAAAGGACCTCAAATAGCTCTCGGTCCAGTCCCATGGGATGAATACAAAGCTGCTATTGTTTGATAAGGGAAAGTGAAAGATCAAGTGCAAAAGTTAAATTTGTCGTACTTTACGGGTAAATGATATTGTTCTGTGATCTCTTAAGCTCATGAACCCTTCTATGAGAAGTAAATCACTTCGCTGTCACGCAACACATATCCGGGTGTTTCTTAACGGAATAATTTTTGTATAGTTGGTTTTCACGTTAAGACATGGCGGGAGAGGATAAAACACGGAGTCCTTGTCCGCAGAGTTCCCTATGGAGCACCTAAATTGGACTAcccctaaaaataattttttggttAAATTAAATGCCTTATCAACATGGTGAGGCATTCAGATCTACACACCCTTGGCTGTTAATTACGTTAGCACTCTTAGAACTTCTCTCGCACGAGTTGGGTCCAAGGAATTTTCGTTTCAGTCCATGGGGTCTTTGTTTTAGTTCGAGGTGTCTCAGGTCTTAGGTCTTGAAATGAGAAAAGTGCATGAGCAATGGATCTTCATAGAAAAAACATTAGAACCGTGAAGAAATAACATTTGCTACAATAAtcaaccaaaaaaattaaatcgaGCGTAACTGTCATGGAGAGGCATTTATGACGGACAAAAGTTTTACGAGGTCCGTACTGCGTTGGGGAAAATACAAGGCACTGTTTTTTTCggttcagttcagttcatttAGCCCACATTGCCTACATTGCGAAGTACAGCATAAAAGATCTGGTATCCAGCGCCCAGCGTCATTGCTTTGGGGTCTGGAAACAACGAACATTGAAGTACAGTGAAACctcgctttaacgaaccccgctataacgaagaccccgttataacgaacaacatttgaaagcccggcagaatttcaataaaatatatggaaacaaaccccgctataacgaaccgcgctataacgaaatccccgctataacgaat
The Acropora muricata isolate sample 2 chromosome 3, ASM3666990v1, whole genome shotgun sequence genome window above contains:
- the LOC136911891 gene encoding purine nucleoside phosphorylase LACC1-like; this translates as MADPKTPPEMIVVLGCHTNDDGSPTDMMKSRIEGGAQVYASLKQQNIDCRVIVTGYQRTGQTISEASAMEKYAVDNSLIDQENIIKEEQASTTAENAYYSRIIVDEFDATKVNVVTSQFHMERARNIFEKIFSPQIYFMKYHECTHAMDDDESKTRENREEKYFPLIDDHIKMIMPKLTLPDGKMIEVLQSTVIPTDTFNHGFTTRHGGVSTYRTLSSLNLVHSDKRRDLSVNVQENRRRLALTCRFDPDKFRVAKCVHEANVWIVGDPEPESYDALITDNSHATIAAPGADCPTVLFCDPVKKVCAAAHSGWRGTLAQIDAAVVDIMTTRFECKIKNIRVAIGPCIGPCCFEVGDDVAESFSEAFSDVVVVKQEGEPRPFLDLRLSIRLQLEKKGVMPKNIDDGTSGIDERPKSQQPTQCTKCDPEQRFFSYRRDGVQFGTQVGFIRLQEPEHDSSCNIS